ggggccgataaAAATTGTCATAGTCTTACCTTCATAGATGTGTTTTCTTAACATTTCAACTTTACAAGCATCTTTTAATGTCAAAATATTTCCTGCACGCATGtcactaaaaatagaaacaacacATTGTAAGCAACTCCAATAAATTCTGATTAGGCAGACAAAATTGTTTTCGGGAGAGGGGGGTTTGAAGGGGGGGGATTATTTTTCTAATCCCCCCCCCGCCATATATATGGGggtttttaatacaaaatcccTCTTGGCTACACTCAAAATCTGGTGTCTGTTGTATGCTTTAGtattatattgaagagagggtttaccgtaaaaaaaaatagagtgggttttaaactcaaaacccctcttggctacgcttatgacattttttttgtttgttttataaatgaaGGGGGtttcaacctcaaaaccctctggaggTGGATATTTTAAAACGGAAATCCCCTATGGCGGCGTTTGGGCTagtgatggtttaacattaaaatctcatatctaaaacaggggttctcaacctgtggttcgcgaccatttgtcaggggtcgccttagACTATCGGAAATttggatttttattttacttttcatcagaattttttattattttttttggagtGTCTAACAAGCATAATTGCACCATAGTTGTTACACACTGTCATTTCTAGTAACAAAAGAAAGGAACATTATGGAACGACAGTCAAActtcaatttaataaaataaaatatgatagCGACATATTTAGGAAGACGGATATTTTGTTAGTGGCACTTTGAGTTAGTGAGTGTAACATCATTGTTTGAAGGTATTGTGATGGGTTGCTAAATCTGTATTGTAGTCAAAACTGTAGATGCTTGTCAACTTGTGACAATTACTCAGCAAGCGTTCGAGTTttcttgttcgggtgtatttCAGTGCAGTAGAATAACAACACAAATAAGAACCACCGGTTTGTTAACGAATAAAGAGATGCAGTCAATGCTGAAGAACAGTTCATAAGATATATAATCTAATAAGAAGATGGCCACAGTCAAAGTCTCTGTCAagtaaaaacacgtctttaccctaGAGGATTCTATCGCTGACTTTCCAGTCTCTAATCCAAAATATCCcaagcgtcactagtcccgtttaatatacgtcttctatggtgcgtcgctaactAACTAATACTATAAACTAGGTGCCTAACAGtatacatgttgttgttttttcattgattACTTCTAGATAATGCAATGTAACTTTAATTTATGCCTCTAGTCTGAATACATTAAGGAGTTTTCCAGAGGATATCATATGGAAAAATAAGACTTTATTGATGTTATTAGAAGCATAGTGCAGTGGGCAGGAGAaaaatatgccaaacagagaaGGTTCAAGCACACATGTTTGACGCCGCTGTAGATGTTAAAAGATTCAGATCGGGCTTGATAAAATTTCACTGTACATTTGATTTCCTCTTGCACTTTTGTAGTTTGGGATGGCATCCTATATTTCTAAGGAGTTTCAAAATGCCACTTGAGCTGACCATGACGAAGCTgaacaaataatatttcatgGATCTGTTTCCTTTTCGGAATTTCTCAAGCAACAGTCTTAGAGAGAATATCATATCTATAAGGGATCAACTATCTATACGTGTGTGTCTCTTTTTATGAGACTCTTTGTTCGGGAAGGTGTTCGATATAAATACACCCTTAAGAACTCCCTTGGAGTCTTTGGAATTGACTTCAACATCTGTTATCTCTCCTATGGACGTGAAGCAGTGAATGTAAGGGTTAGgattaaaaagaaaacgacCCACCAGCGTCTTGTGTATTTAAAATTGTGAACTGTTTTTAACCGttatagtaaaagaaaagaatcacttcgttctagtttaaaatgtaatgcTAGCAAAATGGCATAGGCTACCCTAGTTGTGCTTGCCAAATTAGTAATCAAATATCACATTTTGAAGgcagagtttttgttttttgtttttttttaaagcttaagaTGCCTCATTATTATGGGCTTTTGATACTATTAATTTTTACTacaatacaattattattattttgttagaaacgAACAGATTATTCCTTTTTGGTACTGCCAAGACGGAGCTTCTTTAGTAACAAAATTCATTAGTATATTACTGTAAAACTTTACCATAAGTTCGTAATCTGTGAAATCAATTAAATTGTACTTGCCCTTTACGTTCCTGAAAATAGAAATGGTTTATAGAGTCCtcattaaatgaataaaaaaaatattcctaacCACAGCCACACTATACAAACAGGTTGTGGTGtatggggttctgtaggagagGAGTAGTAGCTCTGTCAACTGGGCAGTCGGGCTCCCTGAGCAGCTCATTGACCTTAGTTTCCACTCAGAGTCCAGCTCTAGCCTGTCGCTCTAGACATTTTCTGCATTGGGCGACACCCTTGTACACCCACTCGACTGACGGGCCAAACCAGGTGAGGGTTAGCCAGAGCCAGTATCTGGTGAAAGTATGGTCTCCGTCCACCACCAGCATGTGAAGTCCAGTTGTCCAGTTGCGGCTGCATGGCGCTCAAGTCGATTTGGACTACCAGGGCCATCAGGCGTCAGCTAGCAAACGCCGCGGAACGTTTTGGAGCATTGTGGGACACGTAGAGCacactggtcatccactgcaccccaaACCAGGTCCAGTTGTCTGGGCTCTGTTCCGCCACTGGATATAGCTGGCaaggggcgagagagtgaggctgTTTCAGAGCTAATCTACCATACTATAATAAATTTTCAACGTGCAAACCACATACAAACAGGTGGTTCCAGGTTCATATCCTGTTGAAAATAGGATTGTTACTTTTGGGACATTTaagcgcctctgaatccacccagctctaatgggtagctgatattagttgggggaaaattaaaggcggttagtcgttgtgctgaccacttgACAGACTCATTAACCACGAGGATCTGCTCTTAATCGAcagatctgaaaggggagctttaaaTTTCACTTACACTCAAACACTACACACAGGCATATATACGCTAGAGCGGCTAGCTTAATCTCACACTTGTGTTAGTAAGTAATGCATATTTAATAGttataatttgtttgttgtaaTTGGTTCCAGAAACTAAAACTACTACATAAAGcttgttatttattaaaaataaattttttatgatCTAGTGCACTATAAGTATCCAAGtatctttttataatttttaataaattacataaatatttttatgtctCTCTATATTCTATCGAAACTTGaagataacaaaacaaatatattaccCCGAAGACTAGTTTAACATAGTCAATATATTCTTTATCAACGTCCTcttcgtcatcatcatcatcatcatcatcatcttcgtCATTATCATCGTCGTCATCGTCATCATCGTCGtcacaatcatcatcatcatcgtcatctaAACTGGGatcgttgtttttttcagaGCTGTCAACATTGTCCTTGCCTTTGAGATGAGAAGCACTAGCGATTTCATGTAAGGAGTTACGTTGAAAGGTTCGCCTTTTACTTCCATAGATGTTTAGTTCACATCTGTAtaattctgtaaaaaaaaaaaaaatattcacagttaaaaaaactatttttgtgcataacatattttatatttatgttccaataaaaaatttttaagaaTGTGGATCCACGAGGagtgccagaaaaaaaaaagaaaaaaagaaacttttttcaaaaacaaagcttatctaagtgCCACATCATTAGCTAGTAGCAATTGACATGCATTAGTAGTGGAGCACGACGAACATGGTATATTCATGTTCAAGATGTTTCACGTGAGAAACAAGCGTCCACAGTTAAATTGTGGGCAAGAAATCTCGTTATGAGATTTGACCACACGGTCAGAAAGCAGTCGACGTTATGTAATTTAAGGAAGACAGGCGTGTCGTAAGTATTTAAGTATTATCTTATCctgtcttatataatacagacgttacttcaaaaaataatataattacttCCTAAGCATcctgcattcagtcatgcatattaaccaatgacttaaattctgccaagtcactggatttcctggctagttcaggcaacccattccatgctctaaaagcactagggaagaaggagtatttgtacaaatttttcctagcatatggaatgaggaatgtgcctttatctttgtgtctttctgagtattttattagattttgtttttgtatttgaagatggttcagtgttttatgtattattgctactttacttttgcgtcttctgtcctgaaggctttctaaatttagtgatttaactaaggctgttactctagtcaaatgtgaatattcgtttgttatgaatctcactgctcttttttgtgtctgttctagtttcttaatgttatcttgagttgaggggtcccaaacagaggatgcatattctattattggcataaccaaggttaaatatcattttagttttatgttcttatttgatttatagaaatttcttttaataaaccctaatgctttgtttgattttatgatagcttcatcaatatgggaattccatgacagtttttcatttattataacatatatatatatatatatatatatatatatatatatatatatatatatatatatatatatatatatatatatatataacaatctAACCTTTCATTCCTTCTGGAGGAGaatattaaactcaaaaccctctggagaGGGTTTTAACTTATAGCCATCTGGCTATTGGTGTAGGTGAAGAAAAATACCCCAACCCtagaaaaaaattctggctctgcacattattattattgcttttatatagcgctactttcatgcttatagcatgctcagagcgctttggtccaatctcatttgtggaccggtggggggggggtatctaggagttggttttccgtgctgcctttaggcgctcagtaaacgcaactctgccggAGTCGGGTGTCGacatgtcgaacctcgagcccccttctaggtaaccaagacaagccaagttcaagcgcacttagcctctcgaccacgcttcccaccatgaGTGCAACAGTTACTTTTAGTGTTCTGATAACAAACttttattgaaaatgaaaatgaaaaaaagatttattgatacattttatttctcggACTAAAATTAAAGTTGAAATAGCAATTCAATATATTACTTTCATTTTCGGTTAATTCCACCTTTAGCTCACTGTTGTCATCAACTACAACAAAATACTTGAAGTTTGAATAGACGCTTTCCGATTGCTTGTATTCCTGTGAGATCAAAATTGAGCAACAGTTTATGCAACAAGCTATTTAAACACATATATcttaatacaaaaataaaaccatttaaatTCCATGAATTTTGAAGTCTTAGCTTAATGCCatgtttgaaataatttttgcaCTTATCTGGATAGAGCTGTGATTTCAGAATCATCAGACTAATGCGGTTTTGAGAGTTCCTATAATCAAGTTAACACACTAAAGTAGCATTAAAGTAATACGGTGATAAGTTCGATTGTCTTCAGGTTAATTTCTTCAAACtaatatcaacaaaaaaaaagcaaggttacaaagacagtttgtgtggaaacaaaaacttaaaatcggcccccgaagtggtccacccaggcaggcttcaatattttcagaaagaacatccaaatgaaattatatcaaagaaaaatgagagataagaatggagaaagaaggttgacagatcttgtgtagtgccccaatggtgctgcagatcaaaggataggtgcaagtgaatgcaaagttagatgtgaacctggcctaattggttcccctttcagaccttgtggtctatagggcagatgatataaagttcatctgtttttgtggcctacggttaacgagggtctcatgtggccagcacaacgaccaaccgcgtttgcttttccccaactaatgtcgggtacccattggggctgggtagactcagaggcgcccaaggattccgaagttgaaaatcccagtcttcaccaggattcgaacccggaacccttggttcggaagctgagcgctttaccgagcctctcctggtctttaAATAAtgcaattgttttgaaaaggcttaaACTTTTGATCGCATTATTTTTTAGTTGCTGTAGCAGCAATTTGAttaagaaaatgaagtttataagattactatttgttttaaattaggtctaacttataatgcatactaattagctttttctctttaaaaaactgcttgcataactgattttaaaaattagatttttcgctttcaggaaaaaaaaaaaggagccgttgcatcagaactttgaatggtctaaaatattgtgatgtcggattttcaatatcttttctagtttacgtgatctaaacgggacggacggacagacggacagacatttcgcacaaaactaatagcgtcttttcccctttcgggggccgctgaAAATCACTTGTACAAAAtaactaatataatattatagttaaaaaaaaaaatatctgtggCATTCATATTCCCCAACTACTGTAACGCcgtgaagagggggggggggcggtggctgagtggttaagcgctcggcttctgaacctaaggtcctgggctcgaatctcggtgaaggctgtCATTTTGAATTTCGCGTTTTTcagggcgtccctgagtccacctaactctagtTGGTccctgctctttaaccgttggccatagaaacagatgaccttaaaattattctgccccatagatcgtaaggtctgaaagggaaactctacttttactgcaacgccgtgcagTCCGTGCTAGAaggtatggctgcctggtcgtgcggtttgcgcgctggactgtcgttcggatttattgtcggtcgagggttcaaaccctgcccgctcctatcccccgtcgtcctgcgggaggtttggaataggaagttaactatcttcaactctgaaggaacctccgaaacatgtcaaacattttacaaacaaacaaaaaatcaaccaaGCTGCAGTGTATTCAGAACAACGCTGCACGAAttgtccttaaaaaaacaagacgagattctgctactactctCTTGCACACACACTCCGTTGGCTTTCATTGAAAGCGAGAATCggctacaaggtggccacatgTGTCGATCTACAATAATCTTTAATACTTcactcatagacataaataaatatagactggccaatttaagagttttatgaaacgaaaatttgtgacttgcaattttgtgtactttattataaagcatttatgagcagtataaaagtgcttttttaactttgatacacacctatatatattgtaaataaggaggcagtgtagccATGGTGTAGCTTTGTTTaggtttaatctctaagaatgaagatcatgcaacttttcataattcggaaatccgaatacaatagatatacatgttttcaagttacatgaagttacttcctttttccagtctatatttatttatgtctatgacttCACTACAATACTTTAGCGAaatgatcactccatatgtctcATAGAGAGCCCACATTGTAATATTAGTAGTTTAACAATAATTACACATCAAAAACTATATATAAAACTGCTATTGTTCTTTCTATTAAACAAtcgtgaaaataaaaataaaaataaagtattattctttttaaatacaaaataaaataaaaatatataatatgggTTACAATTATTATACAGCGATGTCACGCAACAAAACGGCAGCTTCAAAACCACCACTGCGCTAAAGTGGCTGCCTTAAAATGAAACGTTCTGCTTTGATGTTTGACAATACATATTGAAATGCATCCCCCGTTTTGTAATATGGACTACATTACCTCTTTTAAATCTTCAAATTGTGAGGCCTTTATTACCATTGTGACTTTTTGCTTCAACATGAGAACTTCACTTCCAATGAGATTAGCGACGTGGTCATCAAGCTCGATCAGAAGGCCGCCTGAGTTTTAGAAAgggaaaaatatataaacacgtttttttttagcagGCTTATATTAACCCACATTAAATCTCTTAGGTTCGtcttgtaaaaatataatattaataataagaagacttgtcttcaagtccgaagattagtgaggaatgcagtatttccgtgGCTGCGCAGAACAggcagtgacctacatattttgccacacccaatgCACGCAGTAAAAATCCAGTATAAATTATTTCTCCCGAATCCCATTATGAattgatgacatttttttttttgcaaaattatattttgtcgACGATAATTCactaatcattttttaaaaacattaagactatgactaagactgctatattgatccttatggaaatttgttgtgtttACAAGGTCTCTTTTCTCAattaaagacaacacaacaagaCCTAATTGATTAATTCGTTTTATTTATATGGAAAACATAGGCCTACTAAGCGTAGGGCAAATGAGCATTGtgtagagcaggggtgggcaagcTACGACCCGCGGgacacatgcggcccgccggagtgtttaaTGCGGCTCGCGGACGACTACAGAAATCAGAactattgaaactgtctcattacaaaatgtttcaaaaaaaagaagattattccTATTGTCTatacttcaatacactcagtcaaaaaaaaaaactacaaactaTCTCAGGCCAGTATGTATTCAATGCTATGGAGAACGGTGTAGTCTCTGTTTGTcctcagattttctttttgccttaAATGTGTATCCCATGGCCTTCGTGATTGACCCCCAGCTTTCTCGTTCCGA
This genomic stretch from Biomphalaria glabrata chromosome 4, xgBioGlab47.1, whole genome shotgun sequence harbors:
- the LOC106065130 gene encoding uncharacterized protein LOC106065130; this encodes MAIPTKTRCKKEESKFEYITENPLKLSDLELDKCLKRKLLVQLKLLPTNVNRKRAKKFVVSLIKAIDYKGGLLIELDDHVANLIGSEVLMLKQKVTMVIKASQFEDLKEEYKQSESVYSNFKYFVVVDDNSELKVELTENEKLYRCELNIYGSKRRTFQRNSLHEIASASHLKGKDNVDSSEKNNDPSLDDDDDDDCDDDDDDDDDDNDEDDDDDDDDDEEDVDKEYIDYVKLVFGERKGQVQFN